Sequence from the Rhizophagus irregularis chromosome 5, complete sequence genome:
ACCTatgacagtatttacaggtGGCGGTCTTAATTGAccgaaagaaaaatacggatcgtttcttttttagatttgaTTGTGCTAGCCTTTACTTTGGTTTATTGGGATGACGTTAGGGACTCCTCCGGGTTCGTTAAAAGTACCAGAGTGGCGCTGTCCTCGGGCGGTTTGATTATAGCTTAGTATTAGATAGCGTTCGACTTTTGTTTTATCTTTTGTTCTTGTCTATCTTTCTGTAATCTTGTTCACGtggttttaaaaataaaaataaaaataaagcaattccctaaaaaataatacctaaaaatatatataaaatatccaGTAAATATGATggaaatgaataatttaagaaataagataatttatttcttgaGGCTAATTCCATAAACGTTAAATGAAAAAGCTGGAGCTGGAATGATGCTAGTTAGCATGTGATAGAACTCTGGTTGGTATTAACATATCAAACATAACTTTTTCAATTAGTTTTCTTATTtcagaattataataattaatttatttcattcgtgataaatgatttaaataatcaaattatgtTAATACATCTAAAACAAGTAGCCATTTAAAAGGTTAATCTTTTAagtattaatttactttttaatgttagaaataaaaaaatcactgattaaaaaatatagatccCAAAAATGATTATAAGGGAAATAatacaacaaataattaaagataagaaattattgatatttatagctggtaaaataaagcaattttttattattaataaatactttcgATATTGAtttcatgattattttattatttataaagaaaataaagcaATAACCATAGTATACAATAGTAATTCATGATAAATTCTTAGTTTGTTTTTTGGATAGAATttaaattgctttaaaaaattgtactCCTCGGTTTCAtcttaatttcattatagaatttaattagcTGTTGAGGATATTTGACgtatttgattggttaaataTCACATATTAGGAAAAATTGTTGAATAGGGTTTTCCTTTGTTgaatatatttcaatttaaaaacggataattataaaagggttaaaataagtaaattttttcatataacaTAATTGAGTCTCGTTAGTTTCAAATATAGATAtaggtatttatttatataatccaataagtacaaataaataaataataaaatgaatcatttaaattacatacTAAGATAACTTATAAAGCTTATTACTCTAaccttagtgtttaaataattctgggtgataatattgaaataataataaataaatatatttatcttaaaatatttaactcaCTAACCAATTTAAAACCcatccaataaaaaataaatcaatgtCAAAtgttaatactttataatacgccttataatatttttcataaataattacctTCCGGAATCTCTAATTCATCTTGATCTTCTGAATGAAAGTTTGgattattaaaagtttcatcatcttctacgtctattataaatataaattatgtcaATTCTAATTTggtaataagaataaataataaatttcttaccatcatttacaaaataatttctttgcaTATATTGGAATTCGACTGTAAAATTGTacgtataattttaaaataaatttaattaccaAATAACCGAagaagtttattttaaaatggttaaacaattaattaccTTTATTACTATTCAATTTGATCTTTttggatttattattatcagttacTAAATCTTCTTTCTCGTCTtctgtttaaaataaataagaaaattatttttatttaaaatatatacgtatataataataattttagcatCGTTTATAATTACCTGAATAAATTCTCTTAGATTTACCCTTTGtctcatttttattatctataaattgatttttgaaaacagtaaatattaatttataaaaattaatttaaattatatttatttttctttatttgtttaccaattattgtaaaattattctGTTTGACTTGACATTCAGACTGTTCAGATATAATATCGCCAATTtctgaataaaataaagaaaattaacttgttaaatttaattacaatttattagtattcatatataaattattacttactgTGCGGAATACTTAAACTAAGTTGTAAACTATGATAAgctttaaatacaaataattaaccaattttgcataaatatttttataaataagcaattataataattaccttGTTGTTCTtctgttaatttaataaatagaaatataaaaaaaattagttaaatatgATCAAATATAATCTTAAATACACCTAAAATAacgtaattttaaaataatatattatacctTCAGTGgcatttcttggttcaggtaaatctttaaaaatatgaacTTTACTAAGATTTctaattaatgaatttgtaGAATTAGAGTTTGCATAATTTGTTacaagtatattattatttatttgcggttcaatatcttcattttgataatataatctACATAGTTCTCGAATTTCATAATTAAGATGATTAATATCAGGTCTTTTTGTTGGATCAGCATTCCAACATTGTTCCATTAGtcttttatattctaaaggagTTCCCGGTATTACTCTTGGTCTCAttccatttataatttttaatgctaAATCACAATCAtgttcaaaattaataaaaggtgATTGTCCTGACGAAATTTCCCACATTAACATTGCTATACTGTAAATATCAGACTTAAAAGTAGTTTCTTTTCCAGAAATAACCTCTGGTGctatataaggaagatttccatatatactatttaatgGTTTATCAGCTGGTCcgcaaaatccaagatcactgaTGAAGTAATCAATTtgtaaaagtaatatatttcctgaatgtaaatctctatgaattgcattTTCATCTTGAATTTGAGAAAGTGATTCAATTATGAAATAAGCAAtctcaattctttttttccacgtaattttatgataattttgttgtaaatattttctcaaATCCATATCCATTTGTTtaattacaagcatataattacCATCTAATGGATCTTTTGTTAGGCCATAACATTGTACTATACTTTCCCATTTGTTACTTAGAGTGAAATGAGATTTacactaataattataaaaatgtattttaactataatttaattaatattgcatTACAAATAAGTTTGTTATATATACCTCATCAAACCAACTTCTATTagcattttcaatattttccaattttttaagtattactttttttgtgCCATTTCTAAATAATTGTTGTTCTTGATTATCCCATTTAATGTATGGTCCATCAAGCCAatctgctgtataaatttctgAGCATCCTCCTTTAgttaaatattgaatattttgtaatttgtcATACTGGATCCATTCTATTATCCTATTTGGTCTCACTGTTTCCATTTGACATGTTTTTAAAAGATCAtttatatcatcatttttagaCGTCCAATGTGTAAATTTTGCTTTTAGGTAATTTCGAAtgcaatattcacaatataatttagccaAACATTCTTCTtgacaattttcacaaattctttttgtccctgaattattaagaatattatacATGTcagatgataaatttattgatcttaTTGCTTCTAATTTTTCATCTTCTGAAAGTGATTTATCAGCAAGAACGGTTTGCCTCATAAATTCATCTGCTTTTTCTcgattattatgaatatttatatcTACTAATGCAAATGATTTATTCAATACAATATTAACTATTTCATATCGAATATTATCCAtagtgaaatttttaaattttgtgaaatgGTTTATAAATTctgaagataaaaaataagcGAATTCAATGAGAATAAAGCAACAAAACGGAATTTATTTGTGTAACAGAACGGATCGTCAATGATCGTCGTATTTCTAGAATTCCAACGAAGAACTCGAATTTAATGAATGAGATCAATTCTTATTATGGTTAAGATGGACagatatcacgtgattattatatttggtACCTTGTTTATAAGAAAATGCAACGAATATCCGATATAAGTATGGAATATTGTATAAAGtgcaaatataaataaggaAAAGTAGTGAAGTACATTAATTTTCTACAATCAAAAATAGTCttcttttaaagttttaatttttttctttcaaaatattttctacTAAAGTTGTTTAAGTTGTTTAAATGATAAGACtacaaaatatatatcataatttattttaagtttaaatttaaaattaaaatccttattattttatgtaatttataaagtaGACGTTctataattttgatttgaaagaaaatataaaataaaatggaatatGGCAATCATTTTATGGCAAAATTTTGAATGAGCTActagtatttataattatataatataaaacggAACCGTTGGAATAAAAGCGccattaattataatatataaacctTGACGAAACTAAACCTTGACGAGATTAAACTTTGACGAAacttaaagttttttattcattgatattttaaataattaagtttataaGTCGCTACTAATAATTAGATATACAGTATTAATGTTAACCGAAAAAGTGAATGAACTTCaacttatattaataaaaacggGATATTGATTCTTCACTGTTTCAACTGCTTCAGCTTCaagtgtaaaaaatataatatttaaagttaacAAGATGACATGATGCCTTTGAAGTAttataattctatatttttattggttcaTAACGTGGCGGGAAACAGAATTCTGATAATGCAATATTTTCGCATAAAAGCCCTGCCTCTGATAATAACACATTTCCATAAccctttaatttaattaaaatgataaaatattaatttattaataacaataaaatgacaataaaatataatttttttttttgcttataataaaaaatcattctcttaatgaataaattattactcaaataattttttttcacttttttgacagaattcaaaattaaaattttgacattaaataattttaataactaacttaattttcaatttattaatatactacAGTatgtataaagaaataatttgacTAATAGTATAATCAATTTTCTAcgtacaattatttataaaaaataaattttattaattactataatgaaaccattcttttttatttaatataacaatgaaattttacaactgaatttattttcaaaattcgCTCTTAAGATAGAATTCAAAACTAGCCAatcaattttgataattttaaaataaaaaaaaacattgatAAGAGgtataaagaaaaagtaaagaaacAATCAATcgaaatcataaaaaatttgattaaaacaaaactaatattttaagaaaaatatcaaatatgttTTATCATGTCATTATTAGGTAACTgtcaaataaaagtttataaatagttAGCTTAACCAAAGAATCAAGTTTTTGTATAGTAATTTGTAGTGACACATATACCTTAAGtaactaattataaaaatatttataaatatatatatatttaagtagGAACTGGCACGTAAATCAGTATCTGGTATAGTTCGATTTAGTAAATATCATATTATGTGATACAATAATAAGACATGtacaatacaataaaataataatatcaagtgAGATCCTGTAAGCAAAATCCTGCTGTAAGCAagaccaaatattttaatttaattaatttatttctttcaatGTTTCTTAAAGGAATATGTAATGGAgttgattaatttataaaaaatgagtcttcagaatttctttaaaataatgtgatattacaattattacatgtaaatttatattaaaaataacacaaataaaattattaaagaaatcgCGAAATCATAAAACTAGATTTTATTGGTTCTTTAATTTAGTATGTACagtagttaataaaataaaagaatcgtacataataattaagatttatttatatagtaaattaaaagTACATGTTACTTTAAAAACATTACATACGTAGATCATATTAACTGCACTATTCATACATATTAATAACCTTCTGTACATCCATATAGACCTTCAACGAGTACGCAGGCTTGATTTTGAAGACAACAGGTTGAACCATCAGCGCAATAATTATCATCAGGCCCGCATTCAATACTGCAATGGTTAGGACCAATGCAAGTTGACGATATTGGGCAACATCCGATACCattttcacataaaaaatatgtgGGATCACCGCCACACTGAGAAGCCTGTCTTGATACTAAAGATGGTTTTCCCTTAGGGACTGTCACCGCTCTAAACGCAGTGCCTCTTTTCCAACTAGTTGGCGTAGCAGAAGTGAATGCAATGAAGGTTACGATTGCTAGAACAAGTATTAAGATAAGCTTTTTCATAATGATTTGGaattatttggtaattaaAGGTTGTTCAGTTTTCTTTGAATTGTGAGATTTGGAGTGAAGGAATTTAACACTTGTATTTATAAGTGATGGGATGAAAGGAGCTAGGCGTTATTATACCAAAAAATGCATCATAAaggattttaaaatatttacacaaTCTCGAATTAGTATGTGTAGCAAAGgagattattttttgtttgttgTGTTGTACTGTAAACGGATGGTAAAGTTTGCGAAGTGGTGTGTTAAGCctaatatacaaatttatataatttataaaaatacattatttattcaCAAAAGGATAAACGCAAGTATACGTGATCCATAAATCTGCTTCAATTTACAACGttacaataatattacaatGAACAACCAATAAAACCAATTTTATTCATGAATaagaaaatacaaaattttccGGTTATTGTTCGCAAATGTTGTTCTATGATTAGATCAATCAACTGATATCTTGTAATTGAAGAAccttaattaatctttttactaattccttttttaaataatttcaagatTTCGCTATTtaagaaatgattttattaaagaaatcacATTAAACTTGTCgttcatttaataaacattcgACAACAATTGTAAAACGagtcaaattataatatatggtTATTTCGATAGAATTTCTGtgattgattaaaaaatattatattcataaataatacataGTAAATCACGTCTTACGTTGAAGCAACTATGCAGTAGAGTTCTTTGGTAGAAACTTTTTGTCCGAATTCTTCTGTATtacaaatcaataaaatcagttGATATGTGGTGTAATTCTATATTAGACTATATTAGGAAAAATGCGCATTCGtcatgatgataaaaaatctAGAATcctttttgaattaaaaattaaattgagtTTGATTCTTGttttacctataaaaaatttattccgtgTTTTTTGTTCCATATTATTTCCACAAAAATGTATCATACCCAACGGGATTTATAGCCTCAATGCACGGAAATTATCCAAATTGTTTAAAGTTTTAgtaaatgtatcatattcacgGAGTTTTACAGAAATTgcggataaaaattttcagttacaggttaatatttattttaatttgaaatatttaaataattgctTACTAAAGCGCACCatttttgtcaattttatTATGTGATATTGTGCATTAT
This genomic interval carries:
- a CDS encoding uncharacterized protein (SECRETED:cutsite_TSA-TP; SECRETED:prob_0.8733); SECRETED:SignalP(1-21) produces the protein MKKLILILVLAIVTFIAFTSATPTSWKRGTAFRAVTVPKGKPSLVSRQASQCGGDPTYFLCENGIGCCPISSTCIGPNHCSIECGPDDNYCADGSTCCLQNQACVLVEGLYGCTEGY